A region of Chitinophaga horti DNA encodes the following proteins:
- a CDS encoding phosphoadenylyl-sulfate reductase produces the protein MEEIKKMLAQTDDIASGLRLLTEEFPGKVAFSTSFGQEDQVIADIIWRNNLPIRVFTLDTGRLFQETYDLIDLTRARYKQEIEIFFPDTAAVERLVREKGVNSFYDSVENRKECCYVRKVVPLNRALEGVKVWITGLRAEQSDNRLGMEALELDEQRQLLKYNPLIEWTYSDVLAHLDKHNVPYNRLHDKGFISIGCAPCTRAIEPGEHPRAGRWWWETSKKECGLHSHNTQQEQIIQQPEASR, from the coding sequence ATGGAAGAGATCAAGAAGATGCTGGCCCAGACGGACGACATCGCCTCTGGCCTGAGATTGCTGACAGAAGAGTTTCCCGGCAAGGTGGCATTTTCCACCTCGTTCGGACAGGAAGACCAGGTTATTGCGGACATCATCTGGCGTAATAATCTGCCGATACGGGTGTTTACGCTCGATACCGGACGGTTATTCCAGGAAACCTACGACCTCATCGATCTTACCCGCGCCAGGTATAAACAAGAAATAGAGATCTTTTTTCCCGACACTGCCGCTGTAGAGCGTTTGGTGCGCGAAAAAGGGGTAAACAGCTTTTACGACTCTGTGGAGAACCGGAAAGAATGCTGTTATGTGCGCAAAGTGGTGCCCCTGAACCGGGCGCTGGAAGGCGTAAAAGTATGGATTACCGGCCTTCGGGCAGAGCAATCCGACAACCGCCTGGGTATGGAAGCGCTGGAGCTGGACGAGCAACGGCAGCTGTTGAAGTACAATCCGCTTATCGAATGGACCTACAGCGACGTACTCGCCCACCTCGACAAACACAACGTGCCTTATAACAGGCTGCACGATAAAGGTTTTATCAGCATCGGCTGCGCGCCCTGTACCAGGGCGATTGAACCGGGGGAACATCCCCGCGCCGGCAGATGGTGGTGGGAAACTTCCAAGAAAGAATGCGGCCTGCACAGTCACAATACGCAACAAGAGCAGATCATCCAACAACCGGAAGCCTCCAGGTAA
- a CDS encoding metallophosphoesterase, translated as MRSGSGYLFMLLFMLAIDVYVFFAIRTAFSAAKPRTRFIANLVYWIVSGTALLLAAGYRYIPADGNSVLLTYIRTVLIALVLAKVIVVVFLLIDDIRRLIMWVAGMFRGAKEENIGAEGFKNGITRSQFLMKTGLVLGGGLVATLMYGFSNKYNYHVRRLKLSFANLPSAFKGMRIVQISDIHSGSFQDKAAVQKGIDMIMAQKPDLILFTGDLVNDRAIEMETYKDVFSRLGAPMGVYSVLGNHDYGDYYPWPDFDGDHYSRMKEDNLKQLKNTHADMGWKLMMNEHAVLERNGQQIALLGIENWSANARFPRFGDMKKAHAGTENIPFKILMSHDPSHWDAQVRTEYPDVDLMLAGHTHGMQFGVEIAKFKWSPSQYFYKQWAGLYTQGKQKLYVNRGFGFLGYPGRVGILPEITVIDLA; from the coding sequence ATGCGATCCGGATCAGGTTACCTTTTTATGTTACTGTTCATGCTGGCGATAGATGTGTATGTATTTTTTGCAATACGTACCGCCTTCTCTGCCGCAAAACCCCGTACCCGTTTTATAGCCAACCTGGTCTACTGGATCGTATCCGGCACCGCGCTGCTGCTGGCCGCCGGTTATCGCTATATCCCGGCAGATGGTAATTCTGTACTGCTGACGTATATCCGTACGGTACTGATCGCCCTCGTCCTGGCCAAAGTGATCGTCGTGGTGTTCCTGCTCATCGACGACATCCGACGGCTCATTATGTGGGTGGCGGGTATGTTCCGGGGCGCTAAGGAAGAAAACATCGGGGCCGAAGGGTTTAAGAACGGCATTACGCGCTCGCAGTTTCTTATGAAAACGGGCCTGGTACTCGGGGGCGGACTGGTAGCCACGCTCATGTACGGGTTCTCAAATAAGTATAATTATCATGTAAGGAGACTGAAACTCAGTTTCGCAAACCTGCCTTCGGCGTTTAAGGGGATGCGCATCGTGCAGATATCGGACATTCACTCGGGCAGCTTCCAGGACAAAGCGGCGGTGCAAAAGGGCATTGATATGATCATGGCCCAGAAGCCCGACCTGATCCTGTTTACCGGCGACCTGGTAAATGACCGCGCCATAGAGATGGAGACTTATAAAGATGTGTTCAGCCGCCTGGGCGCACCGATGGGTGTATACTCCGTACTCGGCAACCACGACTACGGTGACTACTACCCCTGGCCCGATTTCGACGGCGATCATTACAGCCGCATGAAGGAGGATAACCTGAAGCAACTCAAGAATACGCACGCCGACATGGGCTGGAAGCTGATGATGAACGAGCATGCGGTATTAGAGCGCAACGGTCAGCAAATCGCCCTGCTGGGCATCGAGAACTGGAGCGCCAACGCCCGTTTCCCCCGCTTCGGCGACATGAAAAAGGCACATGCCGGTACGGAAAACATTCCCTTTAAGATATTAATGTCCCACGACCCCAGCCATTGGGATGCCCAGGTGCGCACCGAGTACCCGGACGTAGACCTGATGCTGGCAGGTCACACCCACGGCATGCAGTTCGGCGTGGAGATCGCCAAGTTTAAGTGGAGCCCGTCGCAGTACTTCTATAAGCAGTGGGCCGGACTGTACACCCAGGGCAAGCAAAAACTTTATGTAAACAGGGGCTTCGGGTTTTTAGGTTACCCGGGCAGGGTAGGGATATTGCCGGAGATTACAGTGATAGATCTGGCTTAA
- a CDS encoding DUF5683 domain-containing protein: protein MLSCFLLLVLLVMGAVVPLYAQTPDTTSPAVRQYMRDVRAKAVADSLARARQDSLQPKVVVQDTLPARIVVRDTARALVKDSIIIDTKREHDPRKAAFYSAVLPGMGQIYNREYWKLPLVYGALGVSTGVFLWNMDGYREYRDAYRRRMANANNPNFTDKYPNLQPDDLKYIRDSYRQYVDYSVIVFILAYGLNIVDATVFAHLKQFDISDDLSMRLSPKIFDNRALGLSLNFQLGKTGKNKQQKLLFVFSK from the coding sequence TTGTTAAGCTGTTTCCTGTTACTGGTCCTGCTGGTAATGGGGGCAGTCGTGCCGTTGTATGCCCAAACGCCCGATACTACCAGCCCCGCGGTAAGGCAGTATATGCGCGATGTGCGTGCAAAAGCCGTAGCCGACTCCCTCGCTCGTGCCAGACAAGACTCGTTGCAACCGAAAGTCGTTGTGCAGGATACCCTGCCCGCCCGCATCGTGGTGCGCGACACGGCCCGGGCACTGGTTAAAGATTCCATCATCATCGATACCAAACGCGAACACGATCCACGTAAGGCTGCCTTCTACTCCGCCGTGCTGCCCGGTATGGGACAAATTTACAACCGTGAGTACTGGAAGCTGCCACTCGTGTACGGCGCCCTGGGCGTATCCACCGGCGTATTCCTCTGGAACATGGACGGCTACCGCGAGTATCGCGACGCTTACCGCAGGCGTATGGCTAACGCCAACAATCCGAACTTTACGGACAAATACCCTAATCTGCAACCAGACGACCTTAAGTATATCCGCGACAGTTACCGGCAGTACGTCGATTATTCAGTGATCGTATTTATTCTCGCGTATGGTCTTAACATCGTAGATGCAACGGTATTTGCCCACCTTAAACAGTTCGATATTTCCGACGACCTGAGCATGCGCCTTAGTCCGAAGATATTCGACAACCGGGCTTTGGGGCTTTCGCTCAACTTCCAGCTGGGCAAAACCGGGAAGAATAAGCAGCAGAAGTTACTGTTCGTGTTCAGTAAATAA
- a CDS encoding sulfate adenylyltransferase subunit 1: protein MDVLRITTSGSVDDGKSTLIGRLLYDTKSIPQDKMEALHSASKRKGLDFTDLSLLTDGLIAEREQGITIDVAHIYFSTPNRKYIIADTPGHFEYTRNMVTGSSTAQVSLILIDARKGIVDQTYRHYFIANLLRIKHLVVCVNKMDLVDYAQERFDEIVEDFKQLTGQAAFKEQEVKFIPASSLYGENVVTRSEKIGWYDGPTLLDYLEQLDVAHEADNLPARFPVQYVIRPKSEAFHDFRGFAGKIASGSFKVGDQVVSLPSQHKSTIKSIEKFETQLNEAHTGDSVVITLDDEIDSSRGNILVKANEEPEARKEITAYVCWMDQTKLVAGKTYLLQHGINRVKAKVQLIHHVIEVTTHRTQDDVRELGLNDIGKITLKTASPVFADTYIQNPGNGAFILVDEFSNATVAVGFVE, encoded by the coding sequence ATGGACGTTTTACGTATAACCACCTCCGGTAGTGTAGATGATGGCAAAAGCACCCTTATAGGCCGCCTTTTGTACGATACCAAATCGATTCCCCAGGATAAAATGGAGGCGCTGCATTCGGCCTCCAAACGCAAAGGGCTCGACTTCACCGATCTGTCGCTGCTCACAGACGGCCTCATCGCCGAACGCGAACAGGGCATCACGATCGATGTGGCGCACATCTACTTCTCTACCCCCAACCGCAAATACATTATTGCCGATACACCCGGCCACTTTGAATATACCCGTAACATGGTGACCGGCTCCTCCACCGCACAGGTGTCGCTCATCCTGATCGATGCGCGCAAAGGCATTGTGGACCAGACCTACCGTCACTACTTCATCGCCAACCTGCTCCGCATCAAACACCTCGTGGTGTGCGTGAACAAGATGGACCTTGTAGATTATGCGCAGGAACGTTTTGACGAGATCGTGGAAGATTTTAAGCAGCTGACCGGGCAGGCGGCGTTTAAAGAGCAGGAAGTGAAGTTCATTCCCGCGTCTTCCCTGTATGGCGAAAACGTGGTGACCCGCAGTGAGAAGATCGGCTGGTATGATGGTCCTACGTTACTCGATTACCTCGAGCAACTGGACGTAGCGCACGAAGCCGACAACCTGCCTGCACGCTTCCCCGTGCAGTACGTCATTCGTCCAAAATCGGAAGCCTTCCATGACTTCCGCGGCTTCGCCGGCAAGATCGCCAGCGGCAGCTTTAAAGTGGGCGACCAGGTAGTGTCATTGCCCTCTCAACATAAAAGCACCATCAAAAGCATCGAGAAATTTGAAACACAGCTGAACGAGGCCCACACCGGCGACAGCGTAGTGATCACCCTCGACGACGAAATAGATAGCAGCCGCGGCAACATCCTCGTAAAAGCGAACGAAGAACCCGAGGCCCGCAAAGAAATTACCGCCTACGTTTGCTGGATGGACCAGACCAAACTCGTAGCCGGTAAAACCTACCTGCTGCAACACGGCATCAACCGCGTGAAAGCCAAGGTACAGCTCATCCATCACGTTATCGAAGTAACTACTCACCGCACACAAGACGATGTGCGTGAATTGGGATTAAATGATATCGGCAAGATCACCCTCAAGACGGCCAGTCCCGTTTTTGCGGACACGTATATACAAAATCCGGGCAACGGAGCGTTTATACTGGTAGACGAGTTTTCCAACGCTACGGTAGCCGTTGGGTTTGTGGAATAA
- the lon gene encoding endopeptidase La, whose amino-acid sequence MLHDEVTDEEDQEFSAYISSIKDMAGQIIELSPNLPSEASMILKNIENTSFLIHFVSSNLNSELKEKQQLLEISSVRTRAELLLKLLQIELQLAELKNKITTKTKADLDKQQRDYFLQQQLKSIKEELGGDSNDREVKEMKRKAETKKWTEAAKELFNKGIEKLERMHATTPDYSVVYNHLDLLLDLPWQEYTNDSYDLKKAKKILDADHYGMDRIKERILEYLAVLKLKGDMKSPILCFVGPPGIGKTSLGRSIASAIGRKYVRLSLGGLHDESEIRGHRKTYIGAMPGRIVQSIRKIKSSNPVMILDEIDKIGSDHRGDPSSALLEVLDPEQNSSFYDNYLETEYDLSKVLFIATANNIAAIHPALRDRLEIIDLSGYSVEEKVEIAKRHLIPKQKEAHGLATLKTKFSNAIISKIIQDYTRESGVRELDRQFAAIMRSLAKDVALEEEVPDAMNEEKIEKILGKNRYSNEIYKVGNPPGVAVGLAWTYVGGDILFIETSLSEGKGDLKLTGNLGNVMKESAATALTYLQANAEDYKIDSKKFSTKSVHVHVPEGAVPKDGPSAGITMLTALASAYTGRKVKPYLAMTGEITLRGQVLPVGGIKEKILAAKRAGIKEVILCWQNEKDIREINPDYIKGLKFHYVRQMNQVLETALLKK is encoded by the coding sequence CTGCTGCACGACGAGGTAACCGATGAGGAAGATCAGGAGTTCAGCGCTTATATATCTTCGATCAAAGACATGGCCGGACAGATTATCGAGCTGTCGCCCAACCTGCCTTCCGAGGCATCGATGATCCTGAAGAACATCGAAAACACTTCTTTCCTGATCCACTTCGTTTCCTCCAACCTGAACAGCGAGTTGAAAGAAAAGCAGCAGTTGCTGGAAATCAGCAGCGTGCGCACGCGTGCAGAGCTGTTGCTGAAATTGTTGCAGATCGAATTGCAGCTGGCGGAACTGAAGAACAAGATTACCACCAAAACCAAGGCCGACCTGGATAAACAACAGCGCGACTACTTTTTGCAGCAGCAGCTGAAGTCTATCAAGGAGGAATTGGGCGGCGACAGCAACGACCGCGAGGTGAAGGAAATGAAGCGTAAAGCCGAAACCAAGAAGTGGACGGAAGCAGCGAAGGAACTGTTTAACAAAGGAATAGAAAAGCTGGAAAGGATGCATGCCACCACGCCCGACTACTCCGTTGTATACAATCACCTCGACCTGCTGCTGGACCTGCCCTGGCAGGAATATACCAACGACAGCTACGACCTGAAAAAGGCGAAAAAGATACTGGATGCCGACCATTATGGTATGGACCGCATCAAAGAACGTATTCTCGAATACCTGGCCGTATTGAAACTGAAAGGCGACATGAAGTCACCAATCCTGTGTTTCGTAGGCCCTCCCGGTATTGGTAAAACCTCTCTCGGTCGCTCCATTGCCAGCGCTATCGGGCGTAAATATGTACGTTTGAGCCTGGGTGGCCTGCACGACGAAAGCGAGATCCGTGGCCACCGTAAAACTTATATCGGCGCTATGCCTGGCCGCATCGTTCAGTCGATCCGTAAGATCAAATCCTCTAACCCGGTAATGATCCTCGACGAGATCGATAAGATCGGCAGCGACCACCGCGGTGATCCCAGTTCCGCTTTGCTGGAAGTACTGGACCCGGAGCAGAACAGCAGCTTTTACGATAACTACCTCGAAACAGAGTACGACCTGAGCAAAGTATTGTTCATCGCTACTGCGAACAACATCGCCGCCATTCACCCGGCGCTGCGCGACAGGCTGGAGATCATTGACCTGAGCGGGTACTCGGTAGAAGAGAAAGTGGAGATCGCGAAACGTCACCTCATTCCGAAGCAGAAAGAGGCGCATGGTTTGGCTACGTTGAAAACGAAGTTCAGCAATGCGATCATCTCTAAGATCATACAGGACTACACCCGTGAAAGCGGGGTGCGTGAGCTGGACAGGCAGTTTGCCGCCATCATGCGTTCGCTGGCTAAAGATGTAGCGCTGGAAGAGGAAGTGCCGGACGCGATGAACGAAGAAAAGATCGAGAAGATATTAGGTAAGAACCGCTACAGTAACGAAATATACAAGGTGGGTAATCCCCCTGGCGTGGCGGTTGGCCTGGCCTGGACTTACGTAGGTGGCGACATACTGTTCATAGAAACCAGTTTGAGCGAGGGTAAGGGCGACCTGAAACTGACGGGCAACCTGGGTAATGTGATGAAGGAATCTGCCGCTACTGCGCTTACTTACTTGCAGGCAAACGCGGAAGATTATAAGATCGATAGCAAGAAGTTCTCTACCAAAAGCGTACACGTTCACGTGCCGGAGGGCGCCGTGCCGAAAGACGGTCCGAGTGCAGGCATTACGATGCTGACCGCACTGGCGTCTGCATACACCGGCCGGAAGGTAAAACCTTACCTGGCGATGACCGGCGAAATTACCCTTCGCGGACAGGTGTTGCCGGTGGGCGGTATCAAAGAAAAGATACTGGCGGCCAAACGTGCCGGTATAAAGGAAGTGATTCTGTGCTGGCAGAACGAGAAAGATATCAGAGAAATCAATCCCGACTATATTAAAGGTTTGAAGTTTCATTACGTGAGACAAATGAACCAAGTGCTGGAAACTGCGTTATTAAAGAAGTAA
- a CDS encoding ParB/RepB/Spo0J family partition protein, with protein MTNPNKKEALGKGIRSLLQNIDTDLKQTTSALGEQVVAQATGIERIPLDQIEVNPKQPRRDFDEQALQELSHSIKLHDIIQPITVSKVGKKYQLISGERRMRASKMAGLKDIPAYIRQVNDQELLELALLENLQRENLNAIEVALSYKRLMEECTLTQEEVADRMGKERSTVTNYLRLLKLPPDIQVAVRSGKISMGHARALIGVENVEKQLFIFGEVMKDGLSVRQTEELVRKVSYIEKGNVKKPAKSTLPPPYQKIEDNLASHFSTKVKLDRSKTGKGSILIEFYSDEELDSILEKIELYGGK; from the coding sequence ATGACCAATCCGAATAAGAAAGAGGCGTTGGGTAAAGGTATCCGTTCGCTGTTGCAGAACATCGATACGGACCTGAAACAAACTACCAGTGCATTGGGAGAACAGGTGGTCGCACAGGCTACCGGCATTGAGCGCATTCCGCTTGACCAGATCGAGGTGAACCCTAAACAACCCCGCCGCGATTTCGACGAGCAGGCGTTACAGGAGCTAAGCCACTCCATCAAGCTGCATGACATCATTCAACCGATCACGGTATCGAAAGTAGGTAAGAAATACCAGCTCATTTCCGGCGAGCGCCGTATGCGTGCGAGCAAAATGGCCGGTTTGAAAGATATACCCGCTTACATCCGCCAGGTAAACGACCAGGAACTGCTGGAACTTGCCCTGCTGGAGAACCTCCAACGCGAAAATCTGAACGCGATTGAAGTAGCCCTCAGCTACAAACGCCTGATGGAAGAGTGTACGCTCACCCAGGAAGAAGTAGCCGACCGCATGGGAAAAGAACGCAGCACCGTTACCAACTACCTGCGCCTGCTGAAACTGCCGCCAGACATCCAGGTAGCGGTCCGCAGCGGTAAAATAAGCATGGGCCACGCCCGCGCCCTTATCGGTGTAGAAAATGTAGAGAAACAACTGTTCATCTTCGGCGAAGTGATGAAAGACGGCTTGTCCGTACGCCAGACCGAAGAACTCGTGCGTAAAGTATCCTACATCGAGAAAGGCAACGTAAAAAAACCAGCTAAGAGCACACTCCCGCCGCCTTACCAGAAAATCGAGGACAACCTCGCCTCCCACTTCTCTACCAAAGTGAAGCTTGACAGGAGTAAAACCGGTAAAGGCAGCATCCTCATAGAGTTCTATTCGGACGAAGAACTGGATAGCATCCTCGAGAAAATTGAACTATACGGTGGAAAATAA
- a CDS encoding ParA family protein → MARTIAIANQKGGVGKTTSAINLASSLAVLEYKTLLVDADPQANSTTGLGFDLRNITQSLYDCMVNDVAARDVILESDTPNLKVLPSHIDLVGAELELINHPNREKVMKQIIDPVKDDYDFVIVDCSPSLGLITVNALVASDSVIIPVQCEFFALEGLGKLLNTIKIVQSRLNTELEIEGILMTMYDGRLRLSNQVVDEVKQHFEESVFNTIIHRNTKLGEAPSFGKSVIMYDAASTGAINYLNLAKEILQKHNFTKIKSEDKILAINDDQSE, encoded by the coding sequence ATGGCAAGAACAATCGCAATCGCCAATCAGAAGGGTGGCGTAGGTAAAACAACCTCCGCTATTAACCTGGCCAGTAGCCTGGCGGTATTGGAGTATAAAACGTTACTGGTGGATGCGGACCCGCAGGCCAACAGTACTACCGGTCTGGGCTTCGACCTGCGTAACATTACGCAGAGCCTGTACGACTGTATGGTAAACGACGTAGCCGCCCGGGACGTGATCCTGGAGTCGGACACGCCGAACCTGAAAGTGTTGCCTTCGCACATCGACCTCGTGGGTGCGGAGCTGGAGCTGATCAACCATCCGAACAGGGAAAAGGTGATGAAACAGATCATCGATCCTGTGAAGGATGACTATGACTTTGTGATCGTAGACTGTTCTCCTTCCCTGGGCCTGATTACCGTAAACGCCCTGGTGGCGTCCGACTCGGTGATTATTCCCGTACAGTGCGAGTTCTTTGCACTGGAAGGTTTGGGCAAACTCTTAAATACCATCAAGATCGTGCAGAGCAGGCTGAATACCGAACTGGAAATTGAGGGCATCCTCATGACCATGTACGATGGCCGTTTGCGCCTGAGCAACCAGGTGGTAGACGAGGTGAAACAACACTTCGAAGAGAGCGTATTCAACACCATCATTCACCGTAACACCAAACTGGGCGAGGCGCCAAGCTTCGGCAAGTCGGTAATTATGTACGATGCGGCCAGCACCGGGGCGATCAACTACCTCAACCTGGCCAAAGAGATCCTGCAGAAACATAATTTTACTAAAATAAAATCAGAGGATAAGATCCTGGCTATTAACGATGACCAATCCGAATAA
- a CDS encoding LON peptidase substrate-binding domain-containing protein encodes MEIQKFYLGNTEEDMEFMPIIPLNEDSENTDDDKIPQELILLPLRNTVLFPGVVIPITVGRDKSIKAVHDAYKADKMIGVIAQKDSNVEEPEEADLYRVGTVAKIVKLIKMPDGGTTIIIQGRKRFALKEMVSTDPYFKIKI; translated from the coding sequence ATGGAAATACAAAAATTCTATTTAGGGAATACGGAAGAGGATATGGAATTTATGCCCATTATTCCCTTAAATGAAGACAGTGAAAATACAGACGACGATAAGATACCCCAAGAACTGATCCTGCTGCCACTCCGGAATACCGTATTGTTCCCGGGCGTGGTTATTCCTATCACCGTTGGCCGCGATAAGTCTATCAAAGCCGTACATGATGCTTACAAGGCTGACAAAATGATAGGCGTTATTGCACAAAAAGACAGTAATGTAGAAGAACCGGAGGAAGCAGACCTGTACAGGGTAGGTACTGTGGCTAAAATTGTGAAGCTGATTAAAATGCCGGACGGCGGCACCACCATCATCATCCAGGGTCGCAAACGTTTTGCGTTGAAGGAGATGGTTTCCACCGATCCGTACTTCAAAATAAAAATATGA
- a CDS encoding RrF2 family transcriptional regulator, which produces MLSKKTQYAFHALVHLAENVDKGPVLISEIASEKNISIKFLENILLELKNAGILGSKKGKGGGYYLLKQPKEIAMARIIRLLDGPIALLPCVSLNYYERCDNCKDEAVCGLHDVMSRVRDASLKILENKTLKDIITKS; this is translated from the coding sequence ATGTTATCAAAAAAGACTCAATATGCGTTTCACGCATTGGTTCACCTGGCAGAGAATGTGGATAAAGGTCCCGTACTGATTTCGGAAATAGCTTCTGAGAAAAATATATCGATCAAGTTCCTGGAGAACATTCTCCTGGAGTTGAAGAATGCCGGCATATTGGGCAGTAAAAAAGGTAAAGGTGGTGGTTATTACCTCCTGAAACAGCCAAAAGAGATCGCCATGGCGCGCATCATCCGCCTGCTGGATGGCCCCATTGCCTTGCTCCCCTGCGTGAGCCTCAACTACTACGAGCGCTGCGACAACTGCAAGGACGAAGCCGTTTGCGGCCTCCACGACGTCATGAGCCGTGTGCGTGACGCCAGTCTTAAGATACTGGAAAACAAGACGTTAAAGGATATTATTACCAAATCATAG
- the dapB gene encoding 4-hydroxy-tetrahydrodipicolinate reductase, with protein MKIALIGYGKMGKAIEAIAVAKGHEISHIIDADSQHLLEKDNLQSADVAIEFSTPETAFSNILKCFEAGVPVVSGTTGWLEHLPEVTAKCLEKHQAFLYASNFSIGVNIFFELNKKLAELMGPHADYNVQMEEIHHTQKKDAPSGTAITLAEQILAASQAKKSWVNEGTHDADKLGIVSKRIDPAPGTHVVNYTSTIDDITIIHTAHSRQGFASGAVTAAEWLKDKKGVFSMKDVLNL; from the coding sequence ATGAAAATAGCATTGATCGGATACGGCAAAATGGGCAAAGCCATCGAGGCCATCGCCGTTGCCAAAGGACACGAGATCTCTCACATTATAGATGCCGACAGCCAACACCTGCTGGAAAAAGACAACCTGCAATCTGCCGACGTAGCCATTGAATTTTCTACGCCGGAAACCGCGTTTTCCAACATCCTGAAGTGTTTTGAAGCAGGCGTTCCCGTGGTAAGTGGTACCACAGGCTGGCTGGAGCACCTGCCGGAAGTAACGGCTAAATGCCTCGAAAAGCACCAGGCGTTTTTGTATGCGAGCAACTTCAGCATCGGCGTAAACATCTTTTTCGAACTGAACAAGAAACTGGCAGAACTGATGGGCCCTCATGCCGATTACAACGTGCAGATGGAAGAAATTCACCACACCCAGAAGAAGGATGCGCCCAGCGGTACCGCTATTACGTTGGCGGAGCAGATCCTTGCGGCCAGCCAGGCGAAGAAGTCATGGGTAAACGAAGGCACCCACGACGCCGACAAACTGGGCATCGTGAGCAAACGGATCGACCCGGCCCCAGGGACACACGTCGTGAACTACACCAGCACCATCGACGATATTACGATCATCCACACCGCGCACAGCCGCCAGGGCTTTGCTTCAGGCGCTGTAACAGCGGCCGAGTGGCTGAAAGATAAAAAGGGCGTGTTCTCCATGAAGGACGTACTCAACCTCTAG
- a CDS encoding porin family protein, translating to MKKHMLSLVVLTFMTIASVKAQSGLLHFGLKAGANLGKIDGEGYKSGFNLGYHIGGFAQVNFHKGFGVQGELVFSSATVKTTSDFSEIYQLDNLNDANDKKIKMNYLSVPILANIPLGTNRIKLQLGPQFSALVSDKNVFEGVDDAFNGGDVSGVAGLWIQLPIVNISARYIVGFTDVRGKLADQDNWKNQSIQLGVGVTL from the coding sequence ATGAAAAAACACATGCTATCGCTGGTGGTGCTCACCTTTATGACAATTGCCAGCGTTAAAGCCCAGAGCGGGTTGCTTCACTTTGGTTTGAAGGCAGGCGCTAACCTGGGTAAGATCGACGGGGAAGGCTATAAAAGCGGCTTTAACCTGGGTTATCACATCGGCGGTTTCGCACAGGTAAACTTCCACAAAGGTTTTGGTGTACAGGGTGAATTGGTATTCTCCTCCGCCACGGTAAAAACTACTTCCGACTTCAGCGAGATCTACCAGCTCGATAACCTGAACGACGCGAATGACAAGAAGATCAAAATGAACTACCTGAGCGTGCCTATCCTGGCAAACATTCCGCTCGGTACTAATCGTATCAAATTACAGCTCGGGCCCCAGTTCAGTGCACTCGTAAGTGACAAGAACGTGTTTGAGGGTGTGGACGATGCCTTTAACGGTGGCGACGTGTCTGGCGTGGCAGGTTTATGGATACAGCTGCCAATCGTTAACATCAGCGCACGTTACATCGTTGGCTTCACCGATGTTAGAGGCAAATTGGCGGATCAGGATAACTGGAAAAACCAGTCCATCCAGCTCGGTGTCGGCGTTACATTATAA